A single genomic interval of Sphaerodactylus townsendi isolate TG3544 linkage group LG08, MPM_Stown_v2.3, whole genome shotgun sequence harbors:
- the LOC125438554 gene encoding deoxyribodipyrimidine photo-lyase-like, protein MAPKKRKQNPSGGAEPGREAEDGGAETPDLTEDAAVPAKASPVKKMREGDGGIGGTESLAEAVKQTRARTAPSVAEFKYNKKRVRLLSQESELKEGGLGILYWMSRDQRVQDNWALLYAQRLALKQKLPLHVCFCLVPKFLDATIRHFGFMLKGLKEVAEECQELDIPFHLLSGIAKDVLPSFVTKHSIGGVVTDFAPLRVPMQWVQDVRERLPPDVPFVQVDAHNIVPCWVASDKQEYAARTIRRKIHDRLAEFLTEFPPVIRHPFPSAFQSEDVHPACVQQLIMPAV, encoded by the exons ATGGCTCCAAAGAAGAGAAAGCAGAACCCATCCGGGGGGGCGGAACCCGGACGCGAAGCGGAGGACGGCGGAGCTGAAACCCCTGACCTGACGGAGGATGCCGCGGTCCCAGCGAAAGCATCGCCTGTGAAGAAGATGAGGGAGGGAGATGGTGGGATTGGGGGAACCGAGTCCCTGGCAGAGGCTGTGAAGCAAACCCGGGCCAGGACGGCCCCCTCGGTTGCCGAATTCAAGTACAACAAGAAACGGGTTCGCTTGCTGTCGCAGGAATCGGAGCTCAAGGAGGGGGGTCTCGGCATCTTGTACTGGATGTCCCGGGACCAGCGAGTGCAAG ATAACTGGGCCCTTCTCTATGCCCAGCGTCTGGCCTTGAAGCAGAAACTCCCGCTGCACGTCTGCTTCTGTCTGGTGCCCAAGTTTCTGGACGCCACCATCCGCCATTTTGGATTCATGCTCAAAGGCCTGAAGGAAGTGGCTGAG GAGTGCCAAGAACTGGACATCCCTTTCCACCTGCTCTCCGGCATCGCCAAAGACGTGCTTCCCTCCTTCGTGACGAAGCACAGCATCGGTGGGGTGGTGACGGATTTCGCTCCTCTCCGGGTTCCCATGCAGTGGGTGCAAGATGTCCGAGAGAGGTTGCCGCCAGACGTGCCCTTTGTTCAG GTCGATGCTCACAATATCGTTCCTTGCTGGGTTGCGTCAGACAAACAGGAGTATGCAGCAAGGACAATTCGGCGGAAGATTCACGATCGACTGGCGGAGTTCCTCACCGAATTCCCACCAGTTATCAGACACCCGTTTCCCAGCGCCTTTCAGTCAGAG gatgtccaccCGGCTTGTGTCCagcagttaattatgccagcagtgtaa